A DNA window from Brassica napus cultivar Da-Ae chromosome C1, Da-Ae, whole genome shotgun sequence contains the following coding sequences:
- the LOC106373750 gene encoding egg cell-secreted protein 1.4-like: protein MASNTTFLFATVALLGGILLQNTTVSGRDLPIPTAESTNIAARLQSGGLMECWNALYELKSCTNEIVLFFLNGETKLGVSCCEAVEVITTSCWPAMLTSLGFTSEEANVLRGFCHDPNSSGYSPAASPNKA from the coding sequence ATGGCTTCAAACACCACTTTCCTCTTCGCCACCGTCGCACTTCTCGGCGGCATCCTTCTCCAAAACACCACCGTGTCAGGCAGGGATCTCCCGATCCCGACGGCAGAGTCAACCAACATAGCTGCGAGGCTCCAGAGCGGAGGACTAATGGAGTGTTGGAACGCATTGTACGAGCTCAAGTCATGCACTAACGAGATCgttctcttcttcctcaacgGCGAGACCAAACTCGGTGTTAGTTGTTGCGAAGCCGTCGAGGTCATCACGACCAGCTGTTGGCCTGCGATGCTGACTTCTCTCGGCTTTACATCTGAAGAAGCTAATGTCCTCCGTGGCTTTTGCCATGATCCAAACTCTAGCGGCTATTCTCCGGCTGCTTCTCCCAATAAAGCTTGA